The following proteins are co-located in the Triticum aestivum cultivar Chinese Spring chromosome 1A, IWGSC CS RefSeq v2.1, whole genome shotgun sequence genome:
- the LOC123063560 gene encoding probable pectinesterase 53 encodes MAVSASSSGVRARARLLACVAVAALLLLAPGDVDAGRHGHGRGRGRGSGSVAHRHTKGLRPGKAMAARPYPANATAAEAIERRFTRWVWFMGGLDHSVFQRALNRALLPSTRTIVVDRTPGAGDFTTIQAAVDSLPLINLMRVVIKVNAGTYTEKVSISPLRGFVTVEGAGADRTVVQWGDTADTAGPWGRPFGTFASATFAVNSQFFVAKNITFKNTAPVPRPGALGKQGVALRISADNAAFVGCNFLGAQDTLYDHLGRHYYKDCYIEGSVDFIFGNALSLYEGCHVHAISPHYGALTAQNRRSMLDDTGFSFLNCRVTGSGALYLGRAWGTFSRVVFAYTYMDNIIIPRGWYNWGDPTREMTVFYGQYKCSGPGANHAGRVDWSRELTDEEAKPFISLSFIDGLEWLRL; translated from the exons ATGGCGGTGTCGGCGTCGTCGTCGGGGGTGCGGGCGCGGGCGAGGTTGCTGGCGTGCGTGGCCGTGGCGGCGCTGCTGCTGCTCGCGCCGGGCGACGTGGACGCCGGCCGGCATGGGcacgggcgggggcgggggcgcggGAGCGGGAGCGTGGCACACAGGCATACCAAGGGCCTGCGGCCGGGGAAGGCGATGGCGGCGAGGCCGTACCCGGCGAacgcgacggcggcggaggcgatcgAGCGGAGGTTCACGCGGTGGGTGTGGTTCATGGGCGGGCTTGACCACAGCGTGTTCCAGCGCGCGCTCAACCGCGCGCTGCTCCCGTCGACTCGCACGATCGTCGTGGACAGGACGCCCGGGGCGGGAGACTTCACCACCATCCAGGCCGCCGTGGACTCGCTCCCGCTCATCAACCTGATGCGCGTCGTCATCAAGGTCAATGCCGGCACCTACAC GGAGAAGGTGAGCATCTCGCCGCTGCGCGGGTTCGTGACGGTGGAGGGCGCGGGCGCGGACCGGACGGTGGTGCAGTGGGGCGACACGGCGGACACGGCCGGGCCCTGGGGCCGCCCCTTCGGCACCTTCGCCTCCGCCACCTTCGCCGTCAACTCGCAGTTCTTCGTCGCCAAGAACATCACCTTCAAG AACACGGCGCCGGTGCCTCGGCCGGGCGCGCTGGGGAAGCAGGGGGTGGCGCTGCGGATATCGGCGGACAACGCGGCGTTCGTGGGGTGCAACTTCCTGGGCGCGCAGGACACGCTGTATGACCACCTGGGCCGCCACTACTACAAGGACTGCTACATCGAGGGCTCCGTCGACTTCATCTTCGGCAACGCCCTCTCCCTCTACGAG GGTTGCCACGTGCACGCGATCTCGCCGCACTACGGGGCGCTGACGGCGCAGAACCGGCGGAGCATGCTGGACGACACGGGGTTCTCCTTCCTCAACTGCCGGGTGACGGGGTCGGGGGCGCTCTACCTGGGCCGCGCCTGGGGCACCTTCTCCCGCGTCGTCTTCGCCTACACCTACATGGACAACATCATCATCCCCCGCGGCTGGTACAACTGGGGCGACCCAACGCGAGAGAT GACGGTGTTCTACGGGCAGTACAAGTGCTCGGGGCCGGGGGCCAACCACGCCGGCAGGGTGGACTGGTCCCGGGAGCTCACCGACGAGGAGGCCAAGCCATTCATCTCCCTCAGCTTCATCGACGGCCTCGAGTGGCTCAGGTTGTAG